A stretch of Planococcus citri chromosome 5, ihPlaCitr1.1, whole genome shotgun sequence DNA encodes these proteins:
- the LOC135846747 gene encoding monocarboxylate transporter 10-like, which yields MPEEKQPPDGGIRAYVVLFASFLCNGLIFGIVNSYSIIYKEIYRNYNDKKMDNAAAKASLIGSLMIGTTFLLSMVSGMVSDRIGIRPTTCIGGFLITCSLLISSFYIDNVYVLIFSCGIMYGIGASLTYIPSLTIIGHYFKKNIGLANGFVTLGSSVFTMIMPFLLDYLLKTGGLTTCFRYLAALLSSLMLCSFAFKPRFQSPLSKKSTQDDTSEAYFANFLNISIWKNPRYVLWIVAVPIALCGYFVPYVHMAKFIDDNFKGENEKLPVVCIAITSAIGRILFGKLSDLKGVNSIFLQQLSFVVIGIVSILTPFVKNYVLLLMTTLVMGLFDGCFVTVVGPIAFKFCGPKGAGQAIGFLLGLISIPMTIGPTVAGAIYDHTKSYTLPFILAGIPPFIGAAMMTKIHFMESAEDEIECVESKESSEKKQLTSDAINTKETGKIADV from the exons ATGCCCGAAGAAAAGCAACCCCCTGATGGAGGTATTCGTGCCTACGTCGTGCTATTCGCCAGCTTCCTGTGTAATGGATTGATCTTCGGTATTGTGAATTCGTACTCGATTATCTATAAAGAAATATACAGAAATTATAACGACAAGAAAATGGATAACGCGGCTGCTAAAGCTT cTTTAATCGGTTCGTTGATGATTGGTACCACTTTCCTACTTTCGATGGTATCTGGAATGGTCAGCGATCGAATTGGTATCAGACCTACGACCTGTATTGGCGGATTTTTGATCACCTGTAGTTTATTAATATCGTCATTTTATATTGATAAT GTTTATGTTCTCATCTTCTCGTGTGGTATTATGTATGGTATCGGAGCATCATTGACGTACATTCCATCTTTAACTATCATCGGTCATTATTTCAAGAAGAATATCGGTCTAGCAAATGGATTCGTGACCCTGGGTAGTTCAGTATTCACCATGATTATGCCGTTCCTTTTAGATTACCTTTTGAAAACGGGTGGCCTGACTACCTGCTTCAG GTACCTGGCAGCGTTGTTGAGCTCTTTGATGTTATGCTCGTTCGCATTCAAACCACGTTTCCAATCTCCTTTGTCGAAAAAGAGCACGCAAGATGATACCAGCGAAGCGTATTTCGCCAATTTTCTAAACATCAGTATATGGAAGAATCCCAGATACGTTTTGTGGATTGTAGCAGTTCCTATCGCATTATGCGGATATTTTGTGCCCTATGTGCACATG GCCAAGTTTATCGATGATAATTTCAAAGGCGAGAATGAAAAGTTACCAGTCGTGTGTATCGCCATCACATCAGCCATTGGCAGAATACTTTTCGGGAAATTGTCAGATTTGAAAGGAGTGAATAGTATATTTTTGCAACAG CTTTCATTTGTAGTCATTGGAATCGTATCGATCTTGACGCCGTTTGTGAAGAATTACGTGTTACTTTTGATGACTACGTTGGTCATGGGCTTATTTGATGGCTGTTTTGTTACCGTCGTGGGTCCGATTGCGTTCAAGTTCTGTGGCCCGAAAGGAGCCGGACAAGCAATCGGATTCTTACTCGGATTGATTTCTATTCCTATGACTATCGGACCGACAGTTGCAG GAGCGATATACGATCATACTAAATCGTACACGTTACCATTCATATTAGCCGGTATTCCGCCCTTCATTGGCGCCGCCATGATGACCAAAATCCATTTCATGGAGTCTGCCGAAGACGAAATCGAATGCGTCGAATCGAAGGAATCGTCTGAGAAGAAACAACTCACGAGTGACGCAATAAACACAAAG gaaactgGGAAAATTGCAGACGTGTGA